A stretch of Hydractinia symbiolongicarpus strain clone_291-10 chromosome 9, HSymV2.1, whole genome shotgun sequence DNA encodes these proteins:
- the LOC130657317 gene encoding kelch-like protein 28 yields MATDVVVICDKMYKENLLNSLYTFTKTMFYTDVTLELNSKILHVHKVVLSAASDVFATMLQTNMREKFEGKINFKNFGLKDSTVDDLIEYIYTGRLELSVDNVEELLICSNIFMIGRLREDCCEFMAKVLAPVNCLGILSIAAKFGCENLAQRAIKLIQEEFLQVMNENEFLHLSKEEIFDVLSNDSIEVPCEDIVLKAFLKWLEFDYDKRSQYFEELFQCIRVPFITDAVAITQGVNQYHSIIPEVFFSKMASNSMGYDENKNKIMPRRCLNTSDVIMTTGGYDGNSCLLSSFAFPLGNNKWGHLAPMLVSRHDHGTVSLNNKLFVVGGFNSHMGPLNRVEYFNSIRNRWEEVTPMLSKRKSLGVCVFNNKLFVSGGLDGNYNALDSVEYYDDGLQMWTNFIPMNQARYSHGLVANDKGLFAIGGWKLTTAEHFHDGQWHMIAPLNITRAGATSIVRNNKIYVFGGYSDAQCVSSVEIYDIDLDYWSSGASSRICRWRAGSALVENTIYIIGGRNSTWQYLDEVESYNLDEDEWKEEQALPCKIMGLRCSVVKVPKHAIR; encoded by the coding sequence ATGGCGACCGACGTAGTAGTCATTTGTGATAAGATGTATAAAGAAAATCTTCTGAATTCGTTATACACTTTCACTAAAACAATGTTTTACACAGATGTCACTTTAGAATTAAACAGCAAGATATTACATGTGCACAAAGTTGTGCTCTCAGCAGCTTCAGATGTATTTGCAACCATGCTTCAAACAAACATGAGGGAGAAGTTTGAAGGAAagataaatttcaaaaattttggaCTTAAAGATAGCACTGTCGATGATTTGATTGAGTATATCTACACTGGAAGATTGGAATTGTCTGTTGATAACGTCGAAGAATTACTGATTTGctcaaatatttttatgataggTCGATTACGAGAAGACTGCTGTGAATTCATGGCGAAAGTACTCGCTCCTGTAAACTGTTTAGGTATTCTAAGCATTGCTGCAAAGTTTGGATGCGAAAATCTAGCACAAAGAGCCATAAAACTTATCCAAGAAGAATTTTTGCAGGTTATGAATGAAAATGAGTTTTTGCATTTAAGCAAGGAAGAAATTTTCGATGTGTTATCGAATGACTCAATCGAAGTTCCATGCGAAGATATTGTATTGAAAGCATTTCTCAAGTGGCTGGAATTCGATTATGACAAAAGATCACAATATTTTGAAGAACTGTTTCAATGCATTCGTGTGCCGTTTATAACGGATGCAGTAGCTATAACCCAAGGCGTCAATCAATATCACAGCATCATACCAGAagtgtttttttcaaagatgGCATCTAATTCTATGGGGtatgatgaaaataaaaataagattatGCCGCGAAGGTGCCTGAATACCTCTGACGTAATTATGACCACAGGTGGATATGATGGGAATTCCTGTTTGCTTTCATCGTTTGCTTTTCCACTTGGAAATAATAAATGGGGTCATTTAGCTCCTATGCTTGTATCCAGACATGATCATGGCACAGTCTCTCTTAATAACAAGCTGTTCGTGGTAGGTGGTTTTAACAGTCACATGGGACCATTAAACCGTGTTGAATATTTCAACTCAATTCGAAATAGATGGGAAGAAGTAACTCCAATGTTATCAAAACGCAAGTCCTTAGGAGTTTGTGTTTTTAATAACAAATTGTTCGTCAGTGGAGGTTTAGATGGAAATTACAATGCACTTGACAGTGTAGAATATTACGATGACGGCTTGCAGATGTGGACCAACTTTATACCTATGAATCAAGCGCGATACAGTCATGGACTAGTCGCCAATGACAAGGGGTTGTTTGCAATTGGTGGGTGGAAGCTAACAACAGCTGAGCATTTTCATGATGGACAGTGGCACATGATAGCACCGTTAAATATTACTCGAGCTGGTGCCACATCTATAGTTCGGaacaacaaaatatatgtaTTCGGAGGGTACAGTGATGCGCAGTGTGTTTCATCTGTTGAAATTTACGATATAGACTTGGATTACTGGTCGAGTGGAGCATCTTCGCGTATCTGCCGATGGCGTGCTGGCTCCGCTTTAGTTGAAAATACTATATACATCATTGGTGGCAGAAATTCTACATGGCAATATTTAGATGAAGTCGAAAGTTATAATTTGGACGAAGATGAATGGAAAGAAGAACAAGCTTTACCATGTAAAATAATGGGTTTGCGTTGTTCGGTCGTCAAAGTACCTAAACACGCTATACGATAA